A genomic region of Candidatus Micrarchaeia archaeon contains the following coding sequences:
- a CDS encoding recombinase RecT — protein MAEEKTNVPAVRKDVSYGSMQPAEKMSYLERRFRALIPRFETMLGDPVKAKMLMYVALNAFRKEPKLLKCSEESIIMSINHCSDLGLFPNTPDNHAYLIPYGTECKVMPDYKGYIALAYQIPKVVKIWAELVYKGDKFHHELGANPKLVHIPNYEIDRTLDILTGAYAVIKYSDGEVQWIYMTRKELDKVRAVSQAKNGDAWKNWPEEMYRKAPVRRLMKFSRSSPRMMKAVALDNAAMVGEPQNMPMVTEGAKETEFEVVQDDAEPPQSKSDKLADELKVKNGNGGKKPEPEKKAPDAEALRKELTDLLESNADVLGADIVAHYPVGRIKLWKADALQDAINEVNKQLVAVGQPEDDGDPGPELPL, from the coding sequence ATGGCCGAAGAAAAAACCAATGTGCCGGCGGTACGCAAAGACGTTTCCTACGGGTCGATGCAACCGGCTGAGAAAATGTCCTACTTGGAACGGAGATTCCGCGCCCTCATCCCCCGGTTTGAGACGATGTTGGGCGACCCGGTTAAGGCGAAGATGCTCATGTATGTCGCCCTGAACGCTTTCAGGAAAGAACCGAAACTCCTGAAATGTAGCGAAGAATCAATCATCATGTCGATCAACCACTGCTCCGACCTTGGCCTGTTCCCGAACACGCCGGACAACCATGCCTATCTGATTCCCTACGGGACGGAATGTAAGGTGATGCCCGACTACAAAGGGTATATCGCTCTGGCGTATCAGATTCCCAAGGTAGTCAAGATTTGGGCCGAACTGGTCTATAAGGGCGACAAATTCCACCACGAACTCGGCGCCAATCCCAAGCTCGTCCATATCCCAAACTACGAAATCGACCGGACGCTGGACATCCTGACCGGAGCCTATGCCGTTATCAAGTACAGCGACGGCGAAGTCCAGTGGATATACATGACCCGGAAGGAACTGGACAAGGTTCGGGCGGTATCTCAGGCGAAAAACGGCGATGCGTGGAAGAACTGGCCGGAGGAAATGTATCGGAAGGCCCCCGTCCGGCGCCTGATGAAATTCTCTCGGTCGTCCCCTCGGATGATGAAGGCGGTGGCATTGGATAATGCCGCAATGGTAGGCGAACCCCAAAATATGCCGATGGTTACGGAGGGGGCAAAGGAAACGGAGTTTGAGGTTGTCCAAGACGATGCGGAACCGCCGCAGAGCAAGTCCGACAAGTTGGCCGATGAACTGAAGGTCAAGAACGGCAATGGCGGGAAGAAACCGGAGCCGGAGAAGAAAGCCCCCGACGCCGAGGCTCTACGGAAGGAATTGACCGACCTACTGGAGTCCAATGCCGACGTTCTCGGCGCGGACATTGTGGCTCATTACCCGGTCGGGCGAATCAAACTCTGGAAGGCCGATGCCTTGCAGGACGCGATCAACGAGGTCAACAAGCAACTGGTGGCCGTGGGACAGCCGGAGGATGACGGCGACCCCGGCCCGGAACTGCCGCTGTGA
- a CDS encoding YqaJ viral recombinase family protein, translated as MTQDEKFQEERKAGLGGTDIAAICGKSRFKSALQVWREKVGLVTTEETEAMYWGTKLEPVVRDRYIDLLKDRYGADANVQPTVFFQHPKHDFLIAHLDGLLVHRQNGNPMIPFGVLEIKTASEYARTEFGDEWTDNIPTEYLFQVQHYLNVTGLPMAHVAVLIGGNKFRVYEVQANKELIEAITEMGIRFWTEHVVPQVPPDPDGSDSATKMLAEMYPEDTGATVEATGEVKDWVFEYDRQRKIIKLGEEKQQEARNHIVSFMGDASVLAGPWKNVSFKKSKDGITIDFKGAVEEIMANQSIDPVFRAILEDHLGSHTTIKVGSRRFLAKLDEE; from the coding sequence ATGACGCAGGATGAAAAGTTTCAGGAAGAACGGAAGGCCGGACTTGGCGGAACCGACATCGCCGCCATCTGCGGCAAAAGCCGGTTCAAGTCAGCTTTACAGGTCTGGCGGGAAAAGGTCGGTCTGGTCACGACCGAAGAAACAGAGGCAATGTACTGGGGCACCAAGTTGGAGCCGGTCGTCAGAGATCGGTATATCGACCTGCTCAAAGATCGGTACGGCGCCGACGCCAATGTCCAGCCGACGGTCTTTTTCCAACACCCCAAGCACGACTTCCTGATCGCCCATCTGGACGGCCTGCTGGTTCACCGGCAGAACGGCAACCCAATGATTCCTTTTGGAGTCTTGGAGATCAAGACGGCCAGCGAATACGCCCGGACGGAGTTCGGGGATGAATGGACGGATAACATCCCGACGGAGTACCTGTTCCAAGTCCAGCACTACCTGAACGTGACCGGCCTGCCGATGGCCCATGTCGCTGTCCTGATCGGCGGCAACAAGTTCCGGGTCTATGAGGTACAGGCCAACAAGGAATTGATCGAGGCGATCACGGAGATGGGGATTCGGTTCTGGACGGAACACGTTGTCCCGCAGGTTCCCCCCGACCCGGACGGTTCGGATTCGGCGACAAAGATGCTGGCCGAAATGTACCCGGAAGATACTGGGGCGACCGTTGAGGCCACCGGAGAGGTCAAGGACTGGGTATTCGAGTACGACCGGCAGAGAAAGATCATCAAGCTCGGCGAAGAAAAACAGCAGGAGGCCCGGAACCACATCGTCTCTTTCATGGGCGACGCTTCGGTTCTGGCGGGTCCGTGGAAGAACGTGAGCTTCAAGAAGTCGAAGGACGGTATTACTATCGACTTTAAGGGCGCGGTCGAAGAAATCATGGCAAACCAAAGTATTGACCCCGTTTTCAGGGCGATTCTTGAAGACCATTTGGGGTCTCATACCACCATCAAAGTCGGGAGCCGTCGGTTCCTGGCGAAACTGGACGAGGAATAG
- a CDS encoding NlpC/P60 family protein yields MDRLIEIAEKIAWALYGTPYIWGGKTVNGGLDCSGFVQHILSAVGRMPSSPAENTDALYARFKKALTPSAGCLVFYGKPSDVSHVMFYIGDGLCIGACNGGSDTTSFEIAAVKNACVRVKPIGYRKDLVGFVDPFLD; encoded by the coding sequence ATGGACAGGCTGATTGAGATTGCGGAGAAGATCGCGTGGGCGTTGTACGGGACACCCTACATCTGGGGCGGCAAGACGGTCAATGGGGGACTGGACTGTTCCGGGTTTGTCCAGCACATTCTATCGGCAGTGGGCCGGATGCCGTCGAGTCCGGCGGAGAATACCGATGCCCTGTATGCCCGGTTCAAGAAGGCGCTGACCCCATCTGCGGGCTGTCTGGTGTTCTACGGCAAGCCGTCGGACGTTTCCCACGTCATGTTCTACATCGGGGATGGCCTGTGTATCGGGGCCTGCAACGGGGGTTCGGACACGACCAGTTTCGAGATTGCGGCGGTGAAGAACGCCTGTGTGCGGGTGAAGCCGATTGGATACCGGAAGGATTTGGTCGGGTTTGTTGACCCGTTTTTGGATTGA